A region of Cucumis melo cultivar AY chromosome 2, USDA_Cmelo_AY_1.0, whole genome shotgun sequence DNA encodes the following proteins:
- the LOC103492404 gene encoding protein FATTY ACID EXPORT 2, chloroplastic produces MAEVLAGVSQASLFFRPRLGGTLRSNKFSVKRLQFQSTIGRGISFDCKTVVSAIRATDSKNEDIDIYPDTTGGDSSDKGIGGGGSGGGDGGRGDNEGNSGEGEESNADSRKKALSMSQKLTLGYAALVGVGGLMGYLKGGSQKSLLAGGVSASLLLVVFKLLPDNPVLASSLGLGLSAALLVVMGSRFKNSGKIFPAGIVSLVSFIMTGGYMHGILRSSH; encoded by the exons ATGGCGGAGGTTTTAGCCGGAGTATCTCAGGCGTCTTTATTTTTCCGACCACGACTCGGTGGAACTCTCAGGAGCAACAAATTTTCCGTTAAACGCCTTCAATTTCAATCCACAATCGGTAGAG GAATTTCCTTTGATTGTAAGACGGTAGTATCTGCTATCCGTGCAACTGACTCCAAAAATGAAGACATTGACATTTATCCAGACACCACTGGCGGTGATTCTTCCGATAAAGGGATTGGAGGAGGTGGTAGCGGTGGAGGTGACGGTGGTAGAGGCGATAATGAGGGGAATAGTGGGGAGGGAGAGGAATCTAATGCTGACAGCCGGAAGAAAGCTTTGTCAATGTCGCAGAAATTAACTCTTGGATATGCTGCACTAGTAGGAG TTGGTGGCTTAATGGGATATTTGAAAGGTGGTAGCCAAAAGTCACTATTGGCAGGGGGAGTCTCGGCCTCACTATTGCTTGTTGTCTTTAAACTTCTCCCTGACAACCCTGTTCTTGCATCGTCCTTGGGTCTTG GCCTTTCTGCCGCACTATTGGTAGTAATGGGGTCTCGTTTCAAGAATTCGGGGAAGATATTTCCAGCCGGTATTGTATCTCTCGTGTCCTTTATAATGACTGGAGGTTACATGCATGGAATTTTGCGTAGCTCGCACTGA
- the LOC103492539 gene encoding vacuolar protein sorting-associated protein 27 has product MSVEPPPFQEAARCDVCKCSFNTFRRRHHCRCCGRTLCHEHSSFQMALPQFGIHSSVRVCADCFNNSSQSKVVGQPPSLAVVDQVGDTVSQLSLDGDLNSEPKPAVEHQPALGIPDCKCGMPLCICETPAQPMETEAVPSQKKTASTSTQYNPKPKKTDSNLRNRGSTSNSKLRNLADESRINYEASGEGLREAIKNGDTIAVKKLLSEGVDANYHDKQGLSLLHVAAVFNQTDIVFALIENGASLDYKNAQGETPLDCAPASLQYKIREKMEGQ; this is encoded by the exons ATGTCGGTGGAGCCGCCTCCTTTCCAAGAAGCAGCACGCTGCGATGTCTGCAAATGCAGTTTCAACACCTTCCGGCGACGG CATCATTGCCGATGCTGTGGAAGGACGTTGTGTCATGAGCATTCTTCTTTTCAAATG GCCTTGCCGCAGTTTGGTATTCATTCATCTGTTAGAGTTTGTGCTGACTGTTTTAATAACTCCTCTCA ATCTAAAGTAGTTGGTCAACCGCCATCATTAGCTGTAGTTGATCAAGTAGGAGATACAGTTTCCCAATTAAGCCTTGATGGGGATCTAAATTCTGAGCCTAAACCAGCTGTGGAGCATCAACCTGCATTGGGAATTCCAGATTGCAAGTGTGGAATGCCATTATGCATCTGTGAAACTCCAGCTCAGCCAATGGAAACAGAAGCAGTACCTTCGCAG AAAAAAACAGCTTCTACCTCTACTCAGTACAATCCAAAACCAAAGAAAACCGACTCCAATCTAAGGAATAGAGGATCTACCTCCAACAGCAAGCTTCG GAATCTTGCTGATGAATCGAGGATTAATTATGAAGCAAGTGGCGAG GGGCTAAGGGAAGCAATCAAGAATGGTGACACGATTGCTGTTAAGAAACTTTTGAGCGAG GGTGTAGATGCAAATTATCACGATAAACAAGGACTGTCTTTGCTGCATGTG GCGGCGGTCTTTAATCAGACTGATATTGTTTTTGCCCTCATTGAAAACGGGGCTAGCCTGGACTACAAAAATGCTCAAG GAGAGACACCATTGGATTGTGCTCCGGCTTCTTTGCAATATAAGATACGAGAGAAGATGGAAGGACAATGA